In the Enterococcus saigonensis genome, one interval contains:
- a CDS encoding DNA cytosine methyltransferase gives MLQILELFGGIGSPRVALRNMGVPTKSIDYVEIDQKAVDSYNAIFASELTNQTQSVVNWNLKPDILIHGSPCQDISVAGKKRGADKGSGTRSSLMWETLRIIRDMGIWRPKIVIWENVKGVLHKRMRANFNQYLEEMESLGYVNSFETLDARDFGLPQNRQRVFTISMLQNEAFNFNILRRSAMRDIRELLETDVSDEYTISSPSMLSKINSNDSGFGGRLKPIDEYCWTITTKQNRCPNSGIVPIGEDKFRLLTERECWRLQGYSDEDYDAAASVNGKTALYMQSGNSIPVTIFEALFEAMI, from the coding sequence ATGCTACAAATTCTGGAGCTTTTCGGCGGAATCGGAAGCCCGAGAGTAGCGCTACGGAACATGGGAGTGCCTACGAAATCAATTGACTATGTGGAGATTGACCAAAAAGCAGTTGACAGTTATAACGCCATTTTCGCTAGCGAACTAACGAATCAAACGCAATCGGTGGTCAACTGGAATCTAAAGCCGGATATCTTAATCCACGGAAGTCCATGCCAAGATATTTCAGTTGCTGGCAAAAAACGAGGCGCGGATAAAGGTTCTGGTACACGCTCCTCACTCATGTGGGAGACGCTCCGTATCATCCGAGACATGGGCATCTGGCGTCCGAAGATTGTGATATGGGAAAACGTTAAGGGCGTTCTCCATAAGCGCATGAGGGCTAATTTTAATCAGTATCTCGAGGAAATGGAAAGCCTAGGATATGTCAATAGTTTTGAGACACTGGACGCCAGGGATTTTGGATTGCCACAGAACCGGCAACGAGTTTTTACAATCTCGATGCTCCAAAACGAGGCGTTTAATTTTAACATCCTACGGCGATCTGCAATGCGAGATATTCGAGAGCTTTTAGAGACTGATGTAAGTGACGAGTACACGATTAGCAGTCCGTCTATGCTGTCTAAAATAAATAGCAACGACAGTGGCTTTGGAGGACGGTTAAAGCCGATAGATGAGTATTGCTGGACGATTACAACTAAACAAAACAGATGCCCAAACAGCGGTATTGTGCCAATCGGGGAAGATAAGTTTAGATTGCTAACCGAGCGAGAATGCTGGAGACTGCAAGGCTACTCTGACGAGGATTACGATGCGGCCGCTAGCGTTAACGGTAAAACTGCCTTGTATATGCAGTCTGGCAATAGCATACCGGTGACGATATTCGAGGCGCTGTTTGAAGCAATGATTTAA